In one Bos mutus isolate GX-2022 chromosome 19, NWIPB_WYAK_1.1, whole genome shotgun sequence genomic region, the following are encoded:
- the NT5M gene encoding 5'(3')-deoxyribonucleotidase, mitochondrial, whose product MIRLRCWCSRRPRGAAGPAGRRWASGGPAGRALRVLVDMDGVLADFEGGFLRKFRARFPDQPFIALEDRRGFWVSEQYGRLQPGLSEKAISIWESENFFFDLEPLPGAVEAVKQMANLESTDVFICTSPIKMYKYCPFEKYAWVEKHFGPDFLEQIVLTRDKTVVSADLLIDDRVDITGAEPNPSWEHVLFTACHNRHTQLQPPSRRLHSWADDWRAILDSKRPH is encoded by the exons ATGATCCGGCTGCGCTGCTGGTGCTCGCGGAGGCCCCGCGGCGCGGCGGGGCCGGCAGGGCGGCGCTGGGCGTCGGGTGGGCCTGCTGGCCGCGCCCTGCGAGTGCTGGTGGACATGGACGGCGTGCTGGCCGACTTCGAGGGCGGCTTCCTCAGGAAGTTCCGCGCGCGCTTCCCCGACCAGCCTTTCATCGCGCTGGAGGACCGGCGCGGCTTCTGGGTGTCGGAGCAGTACGGCCGTCTGCAGCCCGGGCTGAGC GAGAAGGCCATCAGCATCTGGGAGTCTGAGAACTTCTTCTTTGACCTCGAACCTCTCCCGGGAGCTGTAGAAGCTGTGAAACAGATGGCCAACCTGGAGAG CACTGACGTCTTCATTTGCACAAGCCCCATCAAGATGTACAAGTACTGTCCCTTCGAGAAG TATGCCTGGGTGGAGAAGCACTTTGGCCCTGACTTCCTGGAGCAGATTGTGCTGACCAGAGACAAGACCGTGGTCTCCGCTGACCTCCTCATAGACGACCGGGTGGACATCACAG GGGCCGAGCCGAATCCCAGCTGGGAGCACGTCCTGTTCACAGCCTGTCACAACCGCCACACGCAGCTGCAGCCCCCCAGCCGCAGGCTGCACTCGTGGGCAGATGACTGGAGGGCGATTCTGGACAGCAAGCGGCCCCACTGA